One genomic window of Nicotiana sylvestris chromosome 10, ASM39365v2, whole genome shotgun sequence includes the following:
- the LOC104216227 gene encoding endo-1,4-beta-xylanase 1-like isoform X1, protein MKRLTASSFARRLFKSNSDHAHSQRSNESMEKPPVITADSFDSKSPKENRENTGSYDAVNIIHNHDFSEGLHLWRANCCSAFVVPAGSGYHKGITEDVGCSYAVVTDRKECWQGLEQDITSRVSAGCVYTISACVGVSGAFHGSTEVQATLRLVYQNSETSYLFISRKSVTEEGWQILEGSFSLSTMPNQAIFYLEGPSPGSDLLIKSVKITCPSFTDYESSRPTSSCTDDEKIIVNANFDDSLYSWSGRGCKVVCHDSMADANINPTSGKYFASATDRTQSWNGIQQDITGRVKRKQAYEMTAVVRVHGHNVTNADVRGTLWVQAADNLEQYIGIAKAQVTDKDWVQLQGKFLLNDSPSKAVIFLEGPPPGTDILLNSLVVNRAAKPPPPSPPVPENAVYGVNIITNTHLNNGTNGWFPLGDCTMSVKTGSPHIIPPMARDSLGAHERLSGRYIAVTNRTQTWMGPAQVITDKVKLYLTYQISAWVRVGRASGPQNVSVALGVDDEWVNGGQVEVSNDQWREIGGSFRIEKQAAKVMVYVQGPASGVDLMVAGLHIFPVDRRARFNHLKRQTEKIRKRDVILKFSGSDSGCLLGTPVRVRQKQNSFPFGSCICRTNIDNEDFNDFFVKNFNWAVFGNELKWYSTEAQQGNFNYRDADELLNFCYKNNIEVRGHCIFWEVESTVQAWIHSLNKNELMIAVQNRLSGLLTRFKGKFKHYDVNNEMMHGSYHQDRLGKEIWANMFKKAHELDPSAILFVNDYHVEDGCDTRSSPEKYIEHILDLQDQGAPVGGIGIQGHIDSPVGPIVCSALDKLSILGLPIWFTEVDVSSKNEHVRADDLEVMLREAFAHPAVEGVILWGFWELFMSREDAHLINAEGELNEAGKRYLALKQEWLSHAHGHTDDQGQYSFRGYHGSYEVEVVIASKKITKTFVVDKGDDALVISIDI, encoded by the exons ATGAAACGGCTTACTGCTAGTAGTTTTGCACGTCGACTCTTCAAATCCAATTCAGACCACGCCCATTCACAG AGATCAAATGAGAGCATGGAGAAGCCACCTGTAATCACTGCCGACAGCTTTGACTCTAAG AGCCCAAAGGAAAACAGGGAAAACACTGGCAGCTATGATGCTGTTAATATCATACATAACCATGACTTCTCAGAAGGGCTGCACTTGTGGCGCGCCAATTGCTGCAGCGCTTTTGTGGTTCCAGCTGGTTCTGGTTACCATAAAGGAATTACAGAAGATGTAGGCTGTTCTTACGCTGTTGTCACAGATCGTAAGGAATGTTGGCAGGGCTTGGAGCAAGATATTACAAGTAGAGTTTCAGCAGGTTGTGTTTACACGATTTCTGCTTGTGTTGGAGTCTCTGGTGCTTTTCATGGTTCTACTGAAGTCCAGGCTACATTGAGACTTGTTTACCAAAATTCAGAAACAAGCTATTTATTTATTTCACG AAAATCTGTTACGGAGGAGGGTTGGCAAATATTGGAAGGTTCATTTTCGTTGTCAACTATGCCCAATCAAGCTATCTTTTATCTCGAGGGACCTTCACCTGGATCTGACCTGCTCATAAAGTCAGTGAAGATCACTTGCCCCAGCTTCACTGATTACGAA AGTTCTAGGCCAACATCCAGTTGTACTGATGATGAGAAGATCATAGTAAATGCAAATTTTGATGACAGCCTGTATAGTTGGTCCGGAAGAGGCTGCAAGGTTGTTTGCCATGACTCTATGGCTGATGCAAATATCAATCCAACCTCTGGAAAATACTTCGCATCTGCAACAGACCGCACACAGAGCTGGAATGGGATTCAGCAAGATATAACCGGGAGAGTGAAGCGAAAGCAAGCTTATGAGATGACTGCTGTAGTTCGGGTACATGGTCACAATGTCACTAATGCAGATGTTCGGGGAACATTGTGGGTTCAAGCAGCTGATAACCTTGAACAGTACATAGGCATTGCCAA AGCCCAGGTTACTGACAAAGATTGGGTGCAGTTGCAAGGGAAGTTTCTTCTAAATGACTCCCCATCTAAGGCTGTTATCTTTTTAGAGGGTCCACCTCCAGGCACGGATATCCTCCTCAATAGTTTAGTTGTAAATCGTGCAGCTaaacctcctcctccttctccacCAGTTCCTGAG AATGCGGTTTATGGTGTTAATATAATCACAAACACCCATCTGAATAATGGCACAAATGGCTGGTTTCCCCTAGGCGATTGCACAATGAGTGTTAAAACAGGCTCGCCACATATAATTCCTCCAATGGCTAGAGATTCCCTTGGTGCTCATGAGCGTTTAAGCGGTCGTTATATTGCAGTGACTAATCGTACTCAGACATGGATGGGCCCTGCTCAGGTGATCACAGATAAAGTTAAACTCTATTTGACATATCAAATATCTGCATGGGTTAGAGTTGGGCGAGCATCAGGCCCTCAGAATGTAAGTGTGGCCCTTGGTGTAGACGACGAATGGGTTAATGGGGGCCAAGTTGAGGTCAGCAATGATCAATGGCGTGAAATTGGAGGATCTTTTAGAATCGAGAAGCAAGCAGCTAAAGTGATGGTGTATGTTCAGGGTCCTGCTTCTGGGGTTGACCTAATGGTAGCTGGACTTCACATTTTTCCAGTTGACAGACGTGCAAGGTTTAACCACTTGAAGAGACAGACTGAGAAG ATACGCAAGCGAGATGTCATCTTGAAGTTCTCTGGATCAGACTCAGGCTGTTTGCTTGGCACTCCTGTTAGAGTTAGACAAAAGCAAAACAGTTTCCCCTTTGGATCATGCATTTGCAGAACAAACATAGACAATGAAGACTTCAACGATTTCTTTGTCAAAAACTTCAATTGGGCTGTCTTTGGGAACGAGCTGAAGTGGTATTCCACAGAAGCCCAGCAAGGAAATTTCAATTATAGAGATGCTGATGAGCTCCTAAACTTTTGCTACAAAAATAACATTGAAGTTCGTGGTCACTGTATATTTTGGGAGGTGGAGTCCACTGTTCAAGCATGGATACACTCATTGAACAAAAATGAGTTGATGATAGCTGTTCAAAACCGTCTATCAGGCCTATTGACACGTTTCAAGGGGAAGTTCAAACATTATGATGTGAATAATGAGATGATGCACGGTTCTTACCACCAAGATAGACTGGGTAAAGAAATATGGGCAAATATGTTCAAAAAAGCACATGAATTGGATCCTTCTGCGATCCTATTTGTAAATGACTACCATGTTGAGGATGGCTGTGACACCCGGTCATCCCCAGAAAAGTACATTGAGCATATTCTTGACCTCCAAGACCAGGGTGCACCAGTTGGAGGAATAGGTATTCAGGGACATATTGACAGTCCAGTTGGACCAATTGTCTGTTCGGCTCTTGATAAACTGAGTATCCTTGGACTTCCTATCTGGTTTACTGAAGTTGACGTCTCTTCTAAAAATGAACACGTTAGAGCTGATGATTTAGAAGTTATGCTTCGAGAAGCTTTTGCTCACCCTGCTGTGGAGGGTGTAATATTGTGGGGATTCTGGGAGCTGTTCATGAGTCGAGAAGATGCACATTTAATTAATGCAGAAGGCGAGCTCAATGAAGCTGGAAAAAGATACCTCGCTCTTAAGCAAGAATGGTTATCCCACGCTCATGGTCATACTGATGACCAAGGTCAGTACAGCTTTCGCGGATACCATGGCTCGTATGAAGTGGAAGTCGTTATTGCTTCCAAGAAAATTACCAAGACTTTTGTGGTTGACAAGGGTGATGATGCACTAGTAATCTCCATAGATATATAG
- the LOC104216227 gene encoding endo-1,4-beta-xylanase 1-like isoform X2, with translation MKRLTASSFARRLFKSNSDHAHSQSPKENRENTGSYDAVNIIHNHDFSEGLHLWRANCCSAFVVPAGSGYHKGITEDVGCSYAVVTDRKECWQGLEQDITSRVSAGCVYTISACVGVSGAFHGSTEVQATLRLVYQNSETSYLFISRKSVTEEGWQILEGSFSLSTMPNQAIFYLEGPSPGSDLLIKSVKITCPSFTDYESSRPTSSCTDDEKIIVNANFDDSLYSWSGRGCKVVCHDSMADANINPTSGKYFASATDRTQSWNGIQQDITGRVKRKQAYEMTAVVRVHGHNVTNADVRGTLWVQAADNLEQYIGIAKAQVTDKDWVQLQGKFLLNDSPSKAVIFLEGPPPGTDILLNSLVVNRAAKPPPPSPPVPENAVYGVNIITNTHLNNGTNGWFPLGDCTMSVKTGSPHIIPPMARDSLGAHERLSGRYIAVTNRTQTWMGPAQVITDKVKLYLTYQISAWVRVGRASGPQNVSVALGVDDEWVNGGQVEVSNDQWREIGGSFRIEKQAAKVMVYVQGPASGVDLMVAGLHIFPVDRRARFNHLKRQTEKIRKRDVILKFSGSDSGCLLGTPVRVRQKQNSFPFGSCICRTNIDNEDFNDFFVKNFNWAVFGNELKWYSTEAQQGNFNYRDADELLNFCYKNNIEVRGHCIFWEVESTVQAWIHSLNKNELMIAVQNRLSGLLTRFKGKFKHYDVNNEMMHGSYHQDRLGKEIWANMFKKAHELDPSAILFVNDYHVEDGCDTRSSPEKYIEHILDLQDQGAPVGGIGIQGHIDSPVGPIVCSALDKLSILGLPIWFTEVDVSSKNEHVRADDLEVMLREAFAHPAVEGVILWGFWELFMSREDAHLINAEGELNEAGKRYLALKQEWLSHAHGHTDDQGQYSFRGYHGSYEVEVVIASKKITKTFVVDKGDDALVISIDI, from the exons ATGAAACGGCTTACTGCTAGTAGTTTTGCACGTCGACTCTTCAAATCCAATTCAGACCACGCCCATTCACAG AGCCCAAAGGAAAACAGGGAAAACACTGGCAGCTATGATGCTGTTAATATCATACATAACCATGACTTCTCAGAAGGGCTGCACTTGTGGCGCGCCAATTGCTGCAGCGCTTTTGTGGTTCCAGCTGGTTCTGGTTACCATAAAGGAATTACAGAAGATGTAGGCTGTTCTTACGCTGTTGTCACAGATCGTAAGGAATGTTGGCAGGGCTTGGAGCAAGATATTACAAGTAGAGTTTCAGCAGGTTGTGTTTACACGATTTCTGCTTGTGTTGGAGTCTCTGGTGCTTTTCATGGTTCTACTGAAGTCCAGGCTACATTGAGACTTGTTTACCAAAATTCAGAAACAAGCTATTTATTTATTTCACG AAAATCTGTTACGGAGGAGGGTTGGCAAATATTGGAAGGTTCATTTTCGTTGTCAACTATGCCCAATCAAGCTATCTTTTATCTCGAGGGACCTTCACCTGGATCTGACCTGCTCATAAAGTCAGTGAAGATCACTTGCCCCAGCTTCACTGATTACGAA AGTTCTAGGCCAACATCCAGTTGTACTGATGATGAGAAGATCATAGTAAATGCAAATTTTGATGACAGCCTGTATAGTTGGTCCGGAAGAGGCTGCAAGGTTGTTTGCCATGACTCTATGGCTGATGCAAATATCAATCCAACCTCTGGAAAATACTTCGCATCTGCAACAGACCGCACACAGAGCTGGAATGGGATTCAGCAAGATATAACCGGGAGAGTGAAGCGAAAGCAAGCTTATGAGATGACTGCTGTAGTTCGGGTACATGGTCACAATGTCACTAATGCAGATGTTCGGGGAACATTGTGGGTTCAAGCAGCTGATAACCTTGAACAGTACATAGGCATTGCCAA AGCCCAGGTTACTGACAAAGATTGGGTGCAGTTGCAAGGGAAGTTTCTTCTAAATGACTCCCCATCTAAGGCTGTTATCTTTTTAGAGGGTCCACCTCCAGGCACGGATATCCTCCTCAATAGTTTAGTTGTAAATCGTGCAGCTaaacctcctcctccttctccacCAGTTCCTGAG AATGCGGTTTATGGTGTTAATATAATCACAAACACCCATCTGAATAATGGCACAAATGGCTGGTTTCCCCTAGGCGATTGCACAATGAGTGTTAAAACAGGCTCGCCACATATAATTCCTCCAATGGCTAGAGATTCCCTTGGTGCTCATGAGCGTTTAAGCGGTCGTTATATTGCAGTGACTAATCGTACTCAGACATGGATGGGCCCTGCTCAGGTGATCACAGATAAAGTTAAACTCTATTTGACATATCAAATATCTGCATGGGTTAGAGTTGGGCGAGCATCAGGCCCTCAGAATGTAAGTGTGGCCCTTGGTGTAGACGACGAATGGGTTAATGGGGGCCAAGTTGAGGTCAGCAATGATCAATGGCGTGAAATTGGAGGATCTTTTAGAATCGAGAAGCAAGCAGCTAAAGTGATGGTGTATGTTCAGGGTCCTGCTTCTGGGGTTGACCTAATGGTAGCTGGACTTCACATTTTTCCAGTTGACAGACGTGCAAGGTTTAACCACTTGAAGAGACAGACTGAGAAG ATACGCAAGCGAGATGTCATCTTGAAGTTCTCTGGATCAGACTCAGGCTGTTTGCTTGGCACTCCTGTTAGAGTTAGACAAAAGCAAAACAGTTTCCCCTTTGGATCATGCATTTGCAGAACAAACATAGACAATGAAGACTTCAACGATTTCTTTGTCAAAAACTTCAATTGGGCTGTCTTTGGGAACGAGCTGAAGTGGTATTCCACAGAAGCCCAGCAAGGAAATTTCAATTATAGAGATGCTGATGAGCTCCTAAACTTTTGCTACAAAAATAACATTGAAGTTCGTGGTCACTGTATATTTTGGGAGGTGGAGTCCACTGTTCAAGCATGGATACACTCATTGAACAAAAATGAGTTGATGATAGCTGTTCAAAACCGTCTATCAGGCCTATTGACACGTTTCAAGGGGAAGTTCAAACATTATGATGTGAATAATGAGATGATGCACGGTTCTTACCACCAAGATAGACTGGGTAAAGAAATATGGGCAAATATGTTCAAAAAAGCACATGAATTGGATCCTTCTGCGATCCTATTTGTAAATGACTACCATGTTGAGGATGGCTGTGACACCCGGTCATCCCCAGAAAAGTACATTGAGCATATTCTTGACCTCCAAGACCAGGGTGCACCAGTTGGAGGAATAGGTATTCAGGGACATATTGACAGTCCAGTTGGACCAATTGTCTGTTCGGCTCTTGATAAACTGAGTATCCTTGGACTTCCTATCTGGTTTACTGAAGTTGACGTCTCTTCTAAAAATGAACACGTTAGAGCTGATGATTTAGAAGTTATGCTTCGAGAAGCTTTTGCTCACCCTGCTGTGGAGGGTGTAATATTGTGGGGATTCTGGGAGCTGTTCATGAGTCGAGAAGATGCACATTTAATTAATGCAGAAGGCGAGCTCAATGAAGCTGGAAAAAGATACCTCGCTCTTAAGCAAGAATGGTTATCCCACGCTCATGGTCATACTGATGACCAAGGTCAGTACAGCTTTCGCGGATACCATGGCTCGTATGAAGTGGAAGTCGTTATTGCTTCCAAGAAAATTACCAAGACTTTTGTGGTTGACAAGGGTGATGATGCACTAGTAATCTCCATAGATATATAG